The nucleotide window ACAAAGTTTTCACTTTCAGAAAATGTTCTGGAATTGTAAGATTACCTTGAATGATCCCGGCAAGTTCATTTTCTAAGAACTGTAATCGCATTGTGTTCTTTTGGGTAAATAGTCTTTCAAGCGTCTCCCACATCTTCTTTGGTGACTGCTCATTACGAACATGCTCTATATACTCCTTACTGATAGAGGTTCGCAGAGCAAATAAAGCCTTGCCACACTTCACCTTCCATTTCCGACGTGACTCGACATTTTGTGGCGTGTCCTCTGGAATTACAGTTTCATCACCAGAGATAAGGTCCCACAAGTCTTGTCCTTGTAGAAAAGCTTCCATACAAAGCTTCCAATAGTTGTAGTTGTTACCAACAAGCTTTTCTACAGCGATATTATTTGCACCATTCATCTTCTCGAGTACACGAATCAACCCTTtgaacctggctccgataccatgtaacaAATAATAGACAAAGATAAGAAAGATCTATGATAACAATCTCAGGCTTTTATTACTTAAGAAGAAGAACTGATATTTGTAACCAGTCAGTACAATCTAATTTATAGAAAACAATTTCTAAACTATCTCAACAAACTAGAGTGTGTTGAGAATTTTATGTCTACAAATCTGGAAGAGAAATCCTCTCCTGAAGACTAGTTCAAACATAACAAATAACAACCTTAGACTCAGTAAGCCTAAGACTTATTCAACAACTCCTAAAAGTGAAAACACAATAAAGTAAGTTGCACTAATGTTGACAAATTGGTCCTCCATAATTTGGTAGATGGTAACCACTCATAAGTCCCTCCCCTCCCCTTAATCATTATTTTCAATGAATCCTCCTCAAGTATCACACTAGAAAAGAAACAGAGTCAGTACAAACAAAAGGGGCTTAGGAATTAGGATGGACAGGGGCAAGTAATTTATTGTAGAGGGTGCAAtgcaaagttaaaaaaaaaaacactatataCCTAGTGTTGCATGCATGATGGTGGGTGGGGGTAGGGCTACTGATGAGTAGTGACAGGACAGGGgttgtttgattttgtttgagaTATTTGGATCATTGAGACATAAACATAGAGGATGATTCAGGATTTGTGTGTCTGGTGTCTACGTGACGTTTATTAAATGTCTGAATAGTTTCTTTCTTCATGCTGTCACACACTGCAGCAAGAACAAGGAAGGAACAAGTGATTGTGCGTAGACCCTCTATTGTTTGGATTTATGCGCATTGCACAGCATGGCTGGCAGACCCAAAGGGTACACGCTCCTTTTGATACATACATGTATGTTACCTTACATCATTCCCTATCATTTCTTGACATCTTATGTTACGTAGAATGTGGGTCCAAACGGACgtgaaaaaacaaaacatacaaCACTTCAATAAACTAAGGGAACACTCCTACTCCTACTCCTACTCCTACATAATAAGCCTCTCCATGGGCTTCAACCTTGGCAATGGCAAAGGTGAGGTAAACCAATAATGACCCAGCCAGTCCATGAATTGGGTTGTGGATAGGAGCCTGGATAATCAAATTGCGGCTAGGGTTTGTTTCTGAAGCAATGCATAATGTAATTGTCACTGGGCTGTTATGAGCCCAGGCCTTTGATTCTGTATGTAAATTGACTCACTGTATATTTAGCAGGAATTTTCACTACACAATATCCATTATCCAACCCAACATCAATCCCCAAAAACACAAATAACAAGCACGAGTGTCTGTTATTTGGAAAATGAAACACTAATTCAAGAACCTGAAACCGCAAGGATCAGAACAGAATCTCCAATCCTCATCTTTGTTAACATAATAGCAGGAgcagataaacaaaaaaatcaaatcaaagctTCCTCGCTGGCAGCAAAGATCGATTAGTTTTTATACATGAAAGGGGGCCCTATGCAACCAGACCAAACATCATCGGGTCTTTATATTACCCAATTCTAATGGGGGAACCCACAGATGCAACTGCAATGAGGCATTTTGCTTGTAACTTGTCAGTCAAATTAGGGCACACCGCACACGGTCCTGGAATCAGACTCTAAGATATCAGATAATGCAAAGacgaaaaaaaacacaataaaaagttttaaagaaaataactaaATTATAGCAGAATTTGCCTTTCATTAACAGTTGTGGATTGAAAGTGTCCTTAGAACGATGGAATTAGCAGAGAGCGCATGCTGAAATGAATTAAATTCCAACCAATGTTCTCTGAAACATGACAATAACATCGACATTCATTACTTAAGGACACAGGGACAGCAACACAACTGAGAGTGGACCTTCCTCAGTCTTCCTCTTTTCTCTCCAGTTTCAATTGCTTCTCTTAATTAAGtcagaaaagagagagagagagagagagagaataaaaacaAGAGTCCTTCAGTTATGGAATATGAACTCCCTCTTACCAGCGGTACGGTGTTGCCAACCCAGTTGAACTTATAACAATtataaacatgaaaaaaagGAGAAGCACCCAATATTTCAATGACAAGGATGAAGGCGGAATAACTTCATTGAGAAAGCTCTTTCAAGAAGAGGAAAATTGATGAGAATCAAGGAGAGACAGAACACCATTGAATAAATTAACATTCTCAAGGTAACTCTAatccaaatcattttttttttcatacccAACTCAAAATAtcagaaaggaaaaggaaatccCCTATTTTGTTCAAAGGAACCAAAACTGATAACATCATTCAATAAGAGCGGTACCACATACCTATGCCAAAGATATATTTGCTTACAATATTCTTTCGAGCAATCAAAAACATAACATGTTGACAATTAGCAGGCTAACCACACAGATAATCATGAGCTAAGTAGCTAAGGattcattttcattcaattcaCATGGCACGAGTAAGTGATCTTGATTTTTATCCCATAAAATGCAAAATGAGGTACAGCTAATTAAGATCCAGGAAACACTTGGAAAAAATGCATTGGGGGAGCAGGTGTTGGGGGAACAGAAAAACTTGAGCAAAGAAGCATGACACATGATTTAAGCGGCAAAAACAATAGTTGTAGAGCATGATCAAGCCATCAGATTAATTGAAACTTGGTACTGGGCAAACAAAAAGTATCTTGCATTGTCAACAGTTACAAATTCTGCAATAAAATACATCGACAGTTCCCAGAACCAATATCATAGAAGCACATATTCAGTATGGAGTCAACAATGTAAAGGaaaacattaaaataaatttacttACAAGTTGCAAAAATCTATCTCCCCTCCAACAGTTGCAGTCGCATCTCAATCAACCTGGCGTTGAATTCCCCATCACTAACCTTCAACATCTTGTACAAAGGCATGGAGAAGCCATTCTCAATCAAAAGTTTATGCCTTGGCTTAATCTTCCCCTCCAGGCTGAAGGAGAAATACTGCGGGAATCTCTTCAATTCCTCCGAATCCCCCTTCATCTCCTTGAAGAAGTAGTCCACTTTGGGCACCAAATTCTTCTCCACACTAAATGTCAATAGCCCCGGCGACCTAACCACCATGCATCTCACCTCCTCGTACTTGAACCCCAAGCTCGTCAGATACTCGATCTTGGGCTTGAGTGTTTGTTCTACACTGGAGACCAGCAGCATTGTTGTCTGGGCATTGATCGAGTGAGGGCCCTTGAATCCTAACTCGCGAAGGAAATGGAGAGTGGGGCGTAATTGGCGATGAACGCTGGAAACGAGGAGGCGGGGGCAGCGGGAGATGGCCTTGGGAAGGTGGCTGCGGCGGAGAGGCACCTCATGGCGGAGGAAGGTGAAGATAGGAGAAAGGTTGGAGGCGGGGTCGGGGAGAGAGAGTAGCTCCGGGTACATGTCGAGGATGCGACCCAGGGAAGGGCCATGGAGGCCGGTGGTGGAGGAGAAGAAGTCGACGAGAGCGAGGAGGGAAGAGAGAGGAGTAGAGCGTAGGGAGGGGTTTAGTTGTAGAGCCTTATCAGTATCGATTTTGAGGTTGGAGAGATACAACAGTTTCTCCCTAAAGAGGAGGCCAGAGTCGGTGGTGGTGATGAAGTTCGGAGGGAGACAATTGGGCGTTTTGATCGAGTAAGGATGCGTCGGAGAAATAATACAAGTACAAGGAAGATGCTGCCGTATAATCATCATAGTGTATTGGCCGCAACTCCTTCTTCTCCAAGGGTTTAGCGGTTGGGTTTCTCctttagagagagagggggcTGGAGTCTAAGATGTAATTGGGAGTACCGGTAACCCGTATGAAATGAACAATGGACGGCTCTGATTAATCAAACAGAATTCAGTGGTTAACAGGAAGCAAACGGCACCACAAACGGCAATggatcaagagagagagatgttaATGTAGATGGGAGTTTCTTACCGTCCCGATTCTCCAGCTCCCTCTCGTGACCGCTTTTGCCGCTCACCCGGTCGTACTACTGCAACCCTATATGTAAGctcttccctctctctctctctcttctttccttctcgCTCGACCTGTCCCTCGGTTTAACACCTTTGATTTGCTCCTTCGGGtatgtctctctctttctctctaaccATATCCCTCTGAATTTCTTTCtgaaacaatttttttattctcaaaacagagaaaaaaaagaaggtaaaataGTCTTGAATTCATGTATATTGATGTTTATAATTGTTGTGCTGAATTTGGAATCAAATTCTTAAAACTGTGTAAAATTGCATTTGAAATGgattaatattagattttagtGATAGCATGGATAGTCAATCGAGCTTTGGATTTTTGTGTATCACTTTGAATAGCAGAGCAATACTGTTTAATTATATGCAGGATGGGAAGGGTTAAGCTAAAGATAAAGAGATTGGAGAATACAAATGGCCGTCAAGCCACCTATGCAAAAAGGAAGCACGGCATCATGAAGAAAGCTAATGAGCTGTCTATACTTTGTGACATAGACATTATCCTTCTTATGTTCTCACCAACTGGGAAGCCTTCTTTATGCAGGGGAAAGCGCAGGTACTTCTCTTTACTCTCTTATTTCATCCTAATCTTATTAGTAGTTGAACGACAAAAGCACTGCCATGGGTGTGCTCAAGATAGAGAAAAGATACTCATAAAGCTTGTTCTAGTGACTTTCAGCAGAATAGAGCCCAAATATCAGCATATACCATTCTTCACACATTGCCTGTTGGCCTGTTTACATAGAACTTTTTATTATGGTAGAGTTGGACTGGACCCCAAATTTCGAGGACGCTCAATTTTTGCTTTTAGAGAACATTCTGGGGGTGGGTTTGATATATTCTTACCATGTTTTTTGTTGGATATTGATTCGGGAAGGCTTATATATTGGCATAACTTTGTCATGGGTTATGTCATGTTCAATATGAGTCTGCTTTTCTATCAATGCAAAAAGAAGGGTGGTGGTGGGGAAGTACTACTGGAAGATAATGGAATTGTCAGTGGGATGCTTCATTGGGATCAATTTAACAGTCCTTCCATGACAAAGAATTGAAAGAAAAGGTGATTCTTATCGATGTCGTATTTGGTGCATGATAATTCAGGAAAGATGATGATAAGATTAGATGGGAACTGAGTGAGATTTAGGATATTGACGTGTGATGCAAGAGCTCAAGAGTTCCCGAAAGAGTAAATTCATAGATCTACGCTATGTAGATTCTTGGCATCTTATAGTTATAGGGTATTTTCTAGCTGATATTTAgtctaattttatgttttcatgttaTAATTAGTTCCTGAAAAATTTGAACTTCACCACAACCATCGTGCTCTTACACAAATGAAATAAGCTGCTTTTGTATAAATGAAATACAAACTTAAACCATGTAAAGCCTGCAATGATAGATGC belongs to Tripterygium wilfordii isolate XIE 37 chromosome 2, ASM1340144v1, whole genome shotgun sequence and includes:
- the LOC120015719 gene encoding transcription termination factor MTEF1, chloroplastic; the protein is MMIIRQHLPCTCIISPTHPYSIKTPNCLPPNFITTTDSGLLFREKLLYLSNLKIDTDKALQLNPSLRSTPLSSLLALVDFFSSTTGLHGPSLGRILDMYPELLSLPDPASNLSPIFTFLRHEVPLRRSHLPKAISRCPRLLVSSVHRQLRPTLHFLRELGFKGPHSINAQTTMLLVSSVEQTLKPKIEYLTSLGFKYEEVRCMVVRSPGLLTFSVEKNLVPKVDYFFKEMKGDSEELKRFPQYFSFSLEGKIKPRHKLLIENGFSMPLYKMLKVSDGEFNARLIEMRLQLLEGR